A region of Bradyrhizobium sp. SZCCHNS1050 DNA encodes the following proteins:
- a CDS encoding aromatic/alkene/methane monooxygenase hydroxylase/oxygenase subunit alpha, whose product MPKLQRRDYYDTARDMNWAFSYVSEDEVFPEELSKSFGIHGEQWWGWDEPYKLTYREYVHNQAGKDDGICSIRSTIARSNLYDNLDAGWKSAIKAHYGAIPVPEYFASIGEARMARFGRAAAWRNMATFGTLDECRHGQAQIYFPYCLLAKDPQFDWAHKAMHTNEWGVIAARSLFDDMFTANDAVSTAIQLTFTFETGFTNLQFLGMASDALHVGDIEFGALISSIQTDEARHSQQGEPTLKIMINNGKKAEAQKMVDQMFWRSWKLFALLTGISMDYYTPLESRTMSFKEFMNDWICRQFMDQFKDLGMNVPWYWEEHFLPELDWVHHAYHMGVWFWRPTVWWNPDAGVSAAERDWLEQKYPGWNDRFGKLWDVIGDNVRTGQIEKTYPATLPVVCNCCHIPICSPSIGQAPRITTHNGRKLNFCCEVCEWVWKSQPERYDTHLSIVDRFLAGHIQPPTLEGALQYMGITPDVAGNDAQSYAWNGASRLAAE is encoded by the coding sequence CGCGACATGAACTGGGCCTTCTCCTATGTCAGCGAGGACGAGGTCTTTCCCGAGGAGCTGTCGAAGAGCTTCGGCATCCATGGCGAGCAATGGTGGGGCTGGGACGAGCCGTACAAGCTGACCTATCGCGAGTACGTCCACAACCAAGCCGGCAAGGACGACGGCATCTGCTCGATCCGCTCGACGATCGCGCGCTCCAATCTGTATGACAATCTCGATGCCGGCTGGAAGTCGGCGATCAAGGCGCATTACGGCGCCATTCCGGTTCCGGAATATTTCGCCTCGATCGGCGAGGCGCGCATGGCGCGGTTCGGCCGCGCCGCTGCCTGGCGCAACATGGCGACCTTCGGCACCCTCGACGAATGCCGCCACGGCCAGGCGCAGATCTACTTCCCCTATTGCCTGCTGGCGAAGGATCCGCAATTCGACTGGGCCCACAAGGCGATGCACACCAACGAGTGGGGCGTGATCGCGGCGCGCAGCCTGTTCGACGACATGTTCACCGCCAATGATGCGGTGTCGACGGCGATCCAGCTGACATTCACCTTCGAGACCGGCTTCACCAACCTGCAGTTCCTCGGCATGGCCTCCGATGCGCTGCATGTCGGCGACATCGAGTTCGGTGCGCTGATCTCCTCGATCCAGACCGACGAGGCGCGGCATTCGCAGCAGGGCGAGCCGACCTTGAAGATCATGATCAACAACGGCAAGAAGGCCGAGGCGCAGAAGATGGTCGACCAGATGTTCTGGCGGTCGTGGAAGCTGTTCGCGCTGCTGACCGGCATCTCCATGGACTACTACACGCCGCTGGAAAGCCGGACGATGTCGTTCAAGGAGTTCATGAATGACTGGATCTGCCGGCAGTTCATGGACCAGTTCAAGGACCTCGGCATGAACGTGCCATGGTACTGGGAGGAGCACTTCCTGCCCGAGCTCGACTGGGTCCATCACGCCTATCACATGGGCGTCTGGTTCTGGCGGCCGACGGTGTGGTGGAATCCCGATGCGGGCGTGTCCGCGGCCGAGCGCGACTGGCTCGAGCAGAAATATCCCGGCTGGAACGATCGCTTCGGCAAGCTGTGGGACGTGATCGGCGACAATGTCCGCACCGGCCAGATCGAGAAGACCTATCCGGCGACGCTGCCGGTCGTCTGCAACTGCTGCCACATTCCGATCTGCAGCCCGAGCATCGGCCAGGCGCCGCGGATCACCACGCACAACGGTCGCAAGCTGAACTTCTGCTGCGAAGTCTGCGAGTGGGTGTGGAAGAGCCAGCCCGAGCGCTACGACACCCATCTCTCGATCGTGGACCGTTTCCTGGCCGGACACATCCAGCCGCCGACCCTGGAAGGCGCGCTGCAATATATGGGCATCACGCCCGATGTCGCCGGCAATGACGCGCAGAGCTACGCCTGGAATGGCGCGTCTCGCCTCGCGGCCGAATGA
- a CDS encoding toluene-4-monooxygenase system B family protein — protein MALFPLQANFRGDFVVLLIPVDDGDSMSIVADKVAQHAVGLRVAEKNAWKCVYYNGRELPSAMTVAQSGIQPMDWIEVAYV, from the coding sequence GTGGCCCTGTTCCCGCTCCAAGCCAACTTCCGCGGCGACTTCGTCGTCCTGCTGATCCCCGTCGACGACGGCGATAGCATGAGCATCGTGGCCGACAAGGTCGCCCAGCACGCGGTCGGACTGCGCGTCGCCGAGAAGAACGCGTGGAAATGCGTCTACTACAACGGCCGTGAGCTGCCGTCCGCGATGACGGTGGCACAGTCCGGAATCCAGCCGATGGATTGGATCGAGGTGGCCTATGTCTGA
- a CDS encoding Rieske 2Fe-2S domain-containing protein: MSDDAGVTWRQVATLDDLWEGDFIGVEVDGEEVIVMHLPGGELRCFQGMCPHQEILLADGKVDFESGTITCSAHEWEFSMDDGRGLNPRDCRLFRYAVKKDGEAILVGVPNDGRLRRLRHKTEQDA; this comes from the coding sequence ATGTCTGACGATGCCGGCGTGACGTGGAGGCAGGTCGCGACCTTGGACGACCTTTGGGAAGGTGATTTCATCGGCGTCGAGGTCGACGGTGAGGAAGTGATCGTGATGCACCTTCCTGGCGGCGAGCTGCGTTGCTTCCAGGGCATGTGCCCGCACCAGGAGATCCTGCTGGCGGACGGCAAGGTCGATTTCGAATCCGGCACCATCACCTGCTCGGCCCATGAGTGGGAGTTCAGCATGGATGACGGCCGCGGCCTCAACCCGCGCGACTGCCGCCTCTTCCGCTACGCGGTGAAGAAGGACGGCGAAGCGATTCTGGTCGGCGTGCCCAACGACGGACGGCTGCGCCGCCTCCGCCACAAGACCGAGCAGGACGCATAG
- a CDS encoding MmoB/DmpM family protein encodes MTTTAAPKLVGPVIRGVDEDIIDAVIAASEQDNPDVEIVIEDRGGYVRVQADRNFRLTQKSMQAALGRPFRLAEIEPSLVSFGGRLESMDDEWVWTIHT; translated from the coding sequence ATGACCACGACAGCAGCACCGAAACTGGTCGGCCCCGTCATCAGGGGCGTCGACGAGGACATCATCGACGCCGTGATCGCGGCGAGCGAGCAGGACAATCCGGACGTCGAGATCGTCATCGAGGACCGCGGCGGCTATGTCCGCGTCCAGGCCGACCGGAATTTCCGCCTGACGCAGAAGAGCATGCAGGCGGCGCTGGGGCGGCCATTCCGGCTCGCCGAGATCGAGCCGAGCCTGGTGTCGTTCGGCGGGCGGCTCGAGTCGATGGACGACGAATGGGTCTGGACCATCCACACATAA